CGCTTCGAAGCCCTGCGCGAACTGCTGGGGGAGGCCTTCATCGGCGTCGAAATCGACAGCTCCAAGGGCAACCCCGATGGCTTCTCGGCCAAGGCCCACTCGGTGCTCACCGAGGAATACACCCAACACCGATCGCCAACCCACGATGCCTACGAACTGGTGGTGCGCCACCTCAGCGAGCGTCTGGGTCAGGTCCCCTGACGGTGCTGGTCGGGGTCAGGTCCCCTGACGGTGCTGGTCGGGGTCAGGTCACCTGACGGTGCTGGTCGGGGTCAGGTCCCCTGACCGAACCTGCTGGCTATCTCGCGGCGCTCTGCGCACACCGTCTGGTACCCCGACACCACGTCGTTGCGGTAGTAGCGCCACGGCAGGGGAGTGGGCCGATCGGCGATGGCGCCGATGAGTCGTTCGACCAGCTCGGTCGTCGCAGGAGCCAGCGGGAACAGGGCAACCAAATAGGCGTTCAGCGCGAACAGATGCCTGGGCTCGACCGACCCGCCCACCGCATCCAGAAACGAGCTGGCAGCGGTTGCGACCTCGGCGTTGACCTCGGGCCGGCTGAAGTAGGTCGAAGGGCGCACATCGTCGTCGGGGCTTCCGACGCCCGAACTGGGCGCGATGGCACGCTCCAGGTGGGCCATCGGAAGGGCCGCCCGTGCCGGCGAGTCCGCAGGAGCGTCGCGTTCGATCCAGCGGGCGAAGTCGAACATCAGCTCGTGGTTGCCGCCCCACTTGGCTGTCAGCGCCTGAAGCATGTCCGAGCACGCGTCGGGGCGGAAGGGATCCAGAGCGTGAGCCTTGTCGAAACGCGTGTGCAGTTCCTTCAGGCCCATCCCCAGGTCACGGGCGGTGATGACACGCGCCGCCCACGCCACCGGCGAGGATCGGTCGAAGTTGGTTGCCACCATCAACGACGACTCGGCCAGCTCGAGGCGGGTCACGAACTGCTCTTGAACCGCCGGGTCGATGTTGGCGTCATCCACATCACCACGGACCTTCCAGGCATCCCTGACCTGCAGCAACCCCATCATGGTCACCGAAAGTGTCGACGGGGCCGCCTCGGCCCAGTCGGCGAACGTGGTCACCTGGATCTGCGAAGCCTCGTCGGCCAACACCTGTTGCACCAACCATGCGTCGGAGCGAGAGGCGAAGAACTCGTCGAGATGTTGCCACCGGCCCTCGACGGCGCGGTCGTAGGCATCCCGGATGCCGTCGTCGGCAAGGCACAGATCGAAGCCCGGGGCGGCCGCGTCGTTGGATGGTCCGGTGAAACCCATATGGCCAAAACGTCGGCGACGGGTGCTTGGTCTCAAGCGCCGCCGATGAACTCTCTGGAGTTCTTCAGGATGTGGGCGGCACCGTGGGGTGCGTTCAGCACCGAGTTCTGGCCGTAGACGACCTCTTTTTGCCATCCGTAGCGCTGACGGTCGGTGGCCAGTCCGGCCAAGCCTGCGGCACGCTCGATGGCGGCCCCCAGCAGGTCGTCGACACCCACGGCGGCCTCGACAATGCCGGCATCGACCGCCTCGGCCGCGCCCCAGCGGTGCGCCAACAGCACGGTCTTGTTGAACGCCGAGGCCGACATCTTGTGCCGAAACAGCGCAACCTCGGGTTCGGGGACGGTCAGGCCGATCGCCAGCTCGTTGGCGCACAGATAACCGCGGTCCGAGCGCATGAGCCTGACATCGTGGGTCAGCGCCAGCATGAACCCGGCCCCGAAACCGTGACCGTTGACCGCTGCGACCGTGGGCACGGGCAGGGTTATCAGGCGGCCCATCAAGGCCATGAACTCGACGCCGAACACCGCACGGTCGCCGCCCTCGGGGTGGGCATCTGGGTCCTGCACCCAAGCCAGGTCGAGGCCGTTGGAGAAGAACTTCGGATCGGCCGAGCAGGTCACCAGAGCTGCTGGCCCGCTGCTGGCCTCGATCTCGTCCAGGGCAGCATCGATGGCCCGGGCGAAGGTGGTGTTCCAGCGGTTCTCGCCCGCCGTCATGGTCAGTACGTAGACGTCGCCTTGGCGCTCCAGATCGATCATTGCCACACCCTAGGTCGGCGCCGGCCGCGGGCCGCAACGAACTGCGCCACTAGAGTCGGCCAGATCCGACCGTCAGGGGGCCGCATGGCAGAGGCAGATTCATCAGGTTCGATCAGCACCAAGCAATACGGCGACCTGCACGTCACCGTGGGTGACGACTTCGTCGCTACCGCCGAGATCAGGCGGGCGCCCAACAACTTCTTCGACATCGCGCTGATCGATTCGCTGTCCGCGGCGTTCGAGGATCTGGATGCCGATGTGGCGTGTAGGGCCATCGTCTTGTGCTCGGAGGGCAAGCACTTCTGCGCCGGTGCCAACTTCGGCTCCGACGGTGAGCGCCGCAGCGAGAACAGCAGCGACGGCAGGCACCTTTACGACGAGGCGGTGCGGTTGTTCTCGACCCGCACGCCGGTTGTTGCGGCCGTTCAGGGTGCCGCCATCGGCGGTGGGCTGGGCTTGGCCTTGATGCCCGATTTCCGCGTCGGAGCGCCCGAGGCACGGTTTGCGGCCAACTTCGCCCGCCTGGGTTTTCATCACGGCTTTGGCCTCACCGTCACACTTCCGCGGCTGGTGGGTCAGCAAAGAGCGCTCGAGATGCTGTACACCGGGCGTCGTCTGAAGGGCGACGAGGCTCTGCAGATTGGCCTGCTCGACCGGCTGGTGCCGCTGGAGATGGTGCGCAGCGCGGCACACGAGTTGGCCGCGGAGATCGCCGGCTCGGCACCGCTCGCCGTCGAGAGCATCCGCGAAACCATGCGAGGCGATTTGGCCCAGGCAATACGGTCGGCGACCGACCGCGAGAAGGCCGAACAAGATCGCCTGCGTGGCACGAACGACTGGAAGGAAGGCGTCGCAGCCATGGCCGACCGCCGAGCGCCGAGGTTCACGGCCAGTTGACGAGACACGGGCGGGGCTCCACCGTTTGCCCCGCCCACGCGACCCTTGGTCGGGGGCATTGTCCGGGCCTCGCGTAAACGATGCGTTAACAGCTTGCGCGCTGTGTCGAAGGGTCGGTCACGCCTGCACCAATTCGATCAACGCCTGCCTGACCCGGGTTGCGGGGGAGTGGACCTGCTCGAGCGCCTTGGCGAACGGGATAGGCGTGTCGAGCGCCCCCAGTCGGCGCACCGGAGCGTCGAGGTCGTAGAACGCCCGGTCGGCCACGACGGCGGCGACCTCACCACCGAATCCTCCGGTGGTGGGGGCCTCGTGCACCACCAGGCAACGGCCGGTGCGCCGCACTGATCCGAGCACAGTGTCCTGGTCCCAGGGCACCAGGCTTCGAAGGTCGATCACCTCCACCTCGACACCCTCGGCGGCAAGCGCATCGGCGGTGTCCAGGCATTGGCCGACCATGCCGCCGTAGGTCACCACCGTGACGTCTTGCCCGGGCCGAGCCACTCGGGCCCGCCCCAGATCGGTGCCGGTCGAGGCGACGTCGACAGGGCCGGTTTGTGATCTGTAGAGGCGTTTGTGTTCGAGGAACAGCACCGGCCCGTCGTCGGCGATGGCTGCCAACAACAGGTCGCGTGCATCAGCAGGTGTGGCCGGAGCCACGACCTTGAGACCGGCCACGTGAGTGAACCAGCCCTCGATGTTCTGCGAATGGAACGGCCCGGCGCCGATGCCGCCCCCGATGGGGGCCCTAATGACCATTGGCACCCTTGCGCCCCACCTGTAGTAGGTGGTCGCCAGGTTGTTGACGATCTGGTTGAACCCCACCGAGATGAAATCGCCGAACTGCATCTCGACCACCGGCCGCCACCCGGCCAGGGCCAGGCCCATGCCGGCCCCGATGGCCCCAGACTCGATGATGGGTGTGTTTCGCACCCGATCGGCGCCATAGCGGTCGAAGAGGCCTTCGGTCGCCTTGAACGCTCCGCCGTATTGGGCGATGTCTTGACCCATCAGCAGCACCCGAGGATCGGCCTCCATGGCCGCGTCGAGCGCATCGGTGATGGCATCGAGGTAACGCATATCGACGATGCGGGCGTTTGTCTGCTCCTCGACCCTGGTTGATGTCGGCGGATGAACGTCGGCTAGCTCCCGCTCGGCGGTCGACGACGGCTCGGGAGCCGCCAGCGCAACGTCGAAGCGGGGTTCGAGGGCCGCGCTGATGGCTTTGCTGCGCTGCTGGAGCTGGTCGTCATCGGCGGCACCTCGATCGATGATGGCTCGGTGCAGCCTGTCGATCGGGTCGAGTCTGGACCATGTCTCGAACAGCTCGGCCGGCACATACCCGGTGCCCGATGCCTCCTCGTGACCCCTCATGCGGAAGGTCACGAACTCGATGAGGGTGGGACCTTCGCCGCTGCGGGCTCGGCGGGCGGCGCGACGGGTGGCTTCGACCACAGCGCACACGTCGTTTCCGTCGACCAGCTCGCCGGCCATGCCGTACCCAACCGCCCTGTGCACCAAGTGCTCACACGCGTACTGCTGGTCGGTGGGGGTCGACAGGCCGTACCCGTTGTTCTCGATGGCAAACACCACCGGCAGCTTCCAGACCGCCGCCAGGTTCAAAGCCTCGTGGAAGTCGCCCTCGCTGGTGCCACCATCGCCGGCGAACGAAACTGCGATCTGACCCGTGCCGTCGAGCTGGGCTGCAAGCGCCAGCCCATCGGCAACGGGCATCGTTGCGCCCAGGTGGCTGATCATGCCCACGATGTGGTCGTCGAGGGTGCCGAAGTGGAAGGTGCGGTCGCGGCCGTTGGTGAAGCCCCCCGCCTTGCCCAGCAGCTGCAACAGCAATCGGTCGAGGTCGACATCGCGGGTGGTCCACACACCGAGGTTGCGATGCATGGGCAATACCCAGTCGTCTTCGCGCAGGGCGTGGACCACACCCACAGACACCGCCTCTTGACCGATCCCCGAGACCCACTTCGACTGCTTGCCCTGCCTCAACAGCGTGAGCATGCGGTTCTCGATGGCGCGCGGCAGCACGAGCTCGTCGTACAGGTCGAGCAGTTCGGAGTCGGAGAAGCCCGCGGTGTTGATCGACTGGTGTCGCACTGGAATGTCGGTCCCGCTCATGGCGCCAAGCTACCCGTGGCCATCGTCGCGGATGTGCGGGTCCGCAGGCGGATGAGGGTCTGGAGCCAGGTGCCTAGAACCGACAGCCTGTGCCGCGATGGCAGCGGCGCTTTGGAGCGCCTGGTCGAGATCGGCTCCGCGCCGGGCGGCCTCGACGAAACCACTGAAGAACGCATCGCCCGCACCGTTGGTGTCGATCACCGTTGCGGCAACGGCATCGACATCGACCCACACACCCCGCGAATCGATCGCAGACGCGCCCGCGTCTGCGTGGGTGACGATGACCGTTCGTTTGCCCGATTCGACGAGAGAACGGCCCAGGTCTCGCCACCGGGCCAGGCGATCGCTGGAGAGCTGGACGCTCGACGCGGCCGCGAGGAACGGGCGATGGTGATCGGCTCGGCCGTCCCAGACGTGCAGGTCGACCCAGGTCTCGAAGCTGTTGCCGCGCGCATCGGCTACCTCCGAGATCACCGGGATGAAGTCGGCACAGTGGGCCAGGATGTTCAGCACGACCAGATCGGCCCCGTGCACGCTGCGCGCCAGCTCGTCTCGATCGAAATCGAGGCGAGCCGAAGACGCGTTCAGGTAGATCGATGTGCGCTGCCCGCCGACCATCAGGTTGAGGTGCTTCTCGGTGCCGCCTGGGTCGCTCAGTCGCCTGACTGTGATCTCGCCCGACTCGACCCCTGATCCGCCTGTGGCGCGGAGCTCGTCAACAGCCAGGATCGCGGCACGGTCATCGCCCAGCCCGGCCCACAGCTCGCAAGCCCAGCCCAGCCGAGCCAGGTTCAGCGCCTTGCCCGCGCCGGTACCACCCAGGGCCTCGTAGCTGGACCTGGCGAACACCGTGGGGTCGCCCGGCTGCGGCAGCTGATCGAGATGGACGATGGTGTTCCACGACACACCTCCCAGGATCAGCGCCCGCGACCGGTTCATGGCGTGACGATCGGGAACCCGGTGGTGTTGGTATCGAGGTGGGCGAACACGACAGCCGCGGCCTCGGCATCGTCGACCTGGACGCTGCCAGCCGCCACGGCCTGGTCAAAGGTCTGGGCCATGGTGCCCAACATCGCAAACGTCAGCTTGTCGGTTCGGATCGTGGCGTCGGCTTGCTCGCTGGCACCGGGGCGGAAGTGCATGGACCGCCGAGAGATGAGAATGGTGCCTGACTCGCCCGAGTCGGTGAGTTCGACCCGCACCGCCACTGACACCCCACCCACGTTCTCTGACTGGAGTCTGATGGCCATGGTGTCGACCAGTTGGGCGAGGGTGATCGCCTGCACCAGGTGGGGTCGGTGGGCCACCCGGCTCGGAGGGGGCCCTTGCCGCAACTCCATGGCGCCGGTGAGATATGCGTTTCGCCACGTCGACGACTCGGCCTGATAGCCCAACTGTTCGAGGGTGTCGGCCTGAAGCGACCTGGCCTCGGCATTGTCGGGGTCGGCGAAGACCAGGTGATTGACCATCTCGGCCACCCAGCGATAGTCGCCCTGATCAAAATAGGTGCGAGCCATTTCGAGCACCCGCTGCGCACCGCCCATGCACTCGACGTAGCGCTTGCCGGCCTCGACCGGTGGGTGTGGCCAGAGGTGAGCGGGGTTTGCGTCGTACCAGCTCAGATAGAACTGGTAGACGGCCTTGACGTTGTGCACGAGCGAGCCGTAGTAGCCCCGCGTATGGCCCTCGTCCATGAACTCGTCGGGCATCTCGAGCTCTTCGGCGATCTCGTTGGCCACATAGCCCTTGGCCGCATAACGCATGGTCTGGTCGTGGACCCACCGGTACATGTCGCGCTGACGGGTCAAGAACTCGACCACCTCGTCGTTGCCCCAGCGAGGCCAGTGATGTGATGCGAACACCAGCTTGGCCTCGGCACCCCACATGTCGATCGCCTCTTGGACGTACTTGGCCCAGGCAAGCGAGTTGCGGGCCTGGGCTCCGCGGAATGGGATGAGGTTGTGCATGGTGTGGGTGCAGTTCTCGGCCGTGCACAGCCACCGATGGTCGGGGAAGTAGAAGTTCATCTCGGCCGGGGCTTCGGCATCGGGCGTGCTCTGGAACACGATGCGGATGCCGTCGACGACTAGCTCCTGGCCGGTGTGGCTGATGTCGATGGTGGGAGCGATCAGCCCGATGGTGCCCTTGGGCACGGCCTGACCCAGGCCCGCATCGACATGCCCTTTTTCGCCCGGGGTCAGGAACGGACCGAACTGGTAGTGCCCACGACGCATCATCGCCGTGCCACCGATGAGGTTCTCGGAGACGACCTCGTGCAGGAACCCCTCTGGGGCGATTACCTCGACCTCGCCAGCGGCAACGGCCTCGCGTGTTGTCACGCCGAGCACACCCCCGTAGTGGTCGACATGGCTGTGGGTGTAGATGATGGCCTTGACCGGCCGCGGGCCCAGATGCTCGTTCGCCATGGCGAGAGCTGCGGCCGCCGTCTCGGCGCTGGTGAGTGGATCGATGATCAGCCAGCCGGTGTCGCCGGCGATGAACGAGATGACAGACAGGTCGTAACCACGTACCTGCCAAAGGCCCTCGTCGACCTCGAACAAGCCATGCTCGGAGTTGAGCCGGGCCTGACGCCAAAGGCTTGGGTTTACGGTGTCGGGTGCATCGGGGCGCTGCCTGATGAAGTCGTAGGCGCCACAGTCCCACGCAGGGCCGAACGGGCCGTCGATCACCCCTGTGGGGTGTGTGGCTATGAGCCCGCGAGTGGCGAGCTCGTGATCGTCTGAGCGAAACGCCAGTGAGGCGGCTACCGACGCGTTGTGGTCGCGCGTGTAGCTGGTTGCATCCTTGGGGTTGGCTGCTTCGTGGGCGGTGGAGTCGAACGAGGTGGTCACGCCAGCAACCGTAGCCCTTGCGAGGTTTCTGTCGATTGTCGAAGCCGGGCTGCGGCGTCGGGCCGTGCCGCCAGCGCCTTGCGGTTGGTCCAGGTGTCGATGGTTTGCCGGGTGCTGGTCTGGACCAGATTCCATTCGCCCGGTGACGTACCTGGCTTGAGGCGGCATCGCATGTCGTGCAATCGATGATGGTGGTGCGGGCACAGCAGGGCCATGGAAGCCAGGTCGGTGGTGCCCATGGCTTCCCACTCGACGAGGTGATGGGCGTCGCAAGCGGCAGCGGCACGATCGCAGTGCTTCCAGACGCAGCCGCCATCGCGCAACGCCATGGCCATGCGTTGGTATTGGTCGGCATGACGCGATGTCCGCCCGAGATCGAGGCTGCGGTGATCGGTATCGAGCAGCCATAGGTAGAGCTCGGCCCCCCGATCGAAGTGCTCGAACCATTCGACGATTGAAACCGGGTCGCCGGCGAGGGTTCGTGCCGATACCGAGCCGCTCGGACCGCTGGCGTCGAGTATCAGGTGGGCGCCCCCGGACTTGCCCGGCCGAGGGTCGAGCAGCAGATGGGTCAAAGCGTCTGCCCGGCGCTGCGAGGCCGACCGCAGATCTGGGGAAATGCGCCCGGCGGTGCGCCCCCTCGCGCGTCTGCGCTTGGCGGTCTTGTCGCCACGTTGCCACTCGCCGCGCTCCTCTCGTTGGAGGCGTTCAGCGATCTGTGAGCCGGTGATGGGGTCGGTCTTGAGGTGGAACCAGTAGCAACCTTCATCGTCAATGCCCCAGCTGGCCAGACGCAGGCTGCGTTGACGCGCCAGCCGGGCCTCGGGTGACAACCTGTCGTGTTCGCGCTGTGCAGCCCTAACCAGTTCGCGGGTGGCGTCGGTAGACCCGGCATCGATCGCTTGCGCGAGTAGTTCGGCTAAGGCCTCGGCAGGAAGATCGGCCCGCGTGAGAAGATCGGCCTGCTCGATGTTGATGAGGCCCGCATCGAGAGCCTCGGCCACCATCGGGTATTGGGCCAGACGCTTCGCCCGCTCCTGCTGCGCGAATTGCTCGCGTCGGGAAGGTTCGGGGGCCGGCTGATCTGGCTCATCCGGTTCTTCACCGCAGCCGTCGGCGGGGACAGGACCAGGTTCGGGCTCGACGTCGTCTGACCGGCCGGCCCGCGCTTGTTCTCGCAAGAGACCCAGAACGCGAACGAGCGTGGCCTCATAGCCGCCCAGCCGGGCCTTGGCCCTGCGGCACGACGAAAGGCGCCGCTCGACAGCGTCGACATCGAGGCCCATCAGTTCGTCTTCGGCGGCCGTGGCCAACCGCACCTCTCGGGTCATGCAGATACTGTAGCGAACATATGTTCGATCAACAACTCTGAACCGAGCAAATCTTCGAAAGAACCCGACAGCACTTACTGCGTATAGTTCGCCGCCATGGCAGAGCTGCCCGAGCGGGCCCAGGTCGTGATCGTCGGTGGCGGCATCGTCGGGTGTTCGGTGGCCTATCACCTGGCCAAACGAGGCATCACCGACGTGGTGTTGATCGAACAGGGAACGCTGACGTCGGGCACCACCTGGCACGCGGCCGGCCTGGTGGCCCAGCTGCGGTCGAGCTTCAACCTGACCCGGTTGGCCCGCTATTCGGCCGAGTTGTACGAAACGCTCGAGGCCGAGACGGGACAGGCGACCGGGTTCCGTCGCCCGGGCGCCATCACCGTCGCCGACACAGAGGACCGGTGGCAGGAGCTGCTGAGGGCCAAGGGTATGGCGGCCTGCGCTGGCGTCGAGGTTCACGAGATGAGCCTCGACGAGGTTTCGGAGAAGGTCCCGCTGGCCGACGTCGACGAACTGGTGGGAGCGCTGTGGATTCCCGGCGACGGCGTCACCTCGCCGGTCGACACGACCATGGCACTGGCCAAGGGCGCCAAGGCCGGTGGGGTGCGGATGGTCGAGGGCGTCGCTGTGACCGACGTGAAGGTGGTCGACGGCCGGGCCACGGGCGTCGTCACCGAGCGGGGCGAGGTTGAGGCCGAGACCGTCGTGTTGGCCACCGGCATGTGGACCAGGCACCTCGCAGCCAAGATCGGCGTCAACGTGCCGCTGCAGGCCTGCGAGCACTTCTATGTGGTGACAGAGCCGCTCGAGGGTGTGTACCCCGGTATGCCGACCTTGCGCGACCCGGGTGGCTTCACCTATTTCAAGGAGGAGACCGGCAAGATCATGGCCGGGTTCTTCGAACCGCGAGGCAAGGTGTGGTCTCTGGAAGGTGTGCCCAGGGACTTCTCGTTCGGAACCCTTCCAGAGGACTGGGAACACGTCGGACCCGTGTTCGAAAGAGCGGCACGCCGCATGCCGGTGCTGGCCGAGTGCGGCCTGCAACTGTTCTTCAATGGGCCAGAGGCCTTCACCCCCGACGGTGTCTATTACCTCGGCGAGGCCCCTGAGGTGGATGGTGTGTTCGTGGCCGCGGGGTTCAACTCGGTCGGAATCCAGTCGGCCGGCGGGGCCGGTTGGGTGCTGGCCGACTGGATCGCAGACCGGCTGCCACCGATGGACCTCTGCAGCGTCGACATACGCCGCGCGTTCGCGTTCCAAAGCGACGACACCTACCTGGCCGAACGCATTCCCGAATCGCTCGGCTTGCTCTATGCGATGCACTGGCCGCACCGGCAATACGAGAGCGCACGAGGCATCAGGTTCAGCCCGTTCCACGAGCGGCTCGACCAGGCCCGAGCGGTGTGGGGCGAGCTGGCGGGATGGGAGCGGCCCAACTGGTTTGCCACCGGCGACACCGAGCGGGTCTACCGCTACAGCTTCGGCAAACAGAACTGGCACGAGCTGTGCGGAGAGGAATGTATGGCGGTTCGCACCGCCGTGGGCCTGTTCGATCTGACCAGCTACGCCCGCTGGATAGTCGAGGGGCCCGACGCCCTCGAGGTTCTCGACACGATGTCGGCAAACCTCATCGACGTCGCCATCGGCAAGGCGGTGTACACCCAGTGGTGCAATCGCCGCGGCGGCATCGAGGCCGACCTGACGGTCACCCGGCTGGGCCAGCAACGATTCCTGGTCGTCACAGCACCGGCGTCGGCCACTCGCGACATGGCGTGGCTGCGCCGTGCGTGCAAGGGGCGAGCCGTCGCCATCACCGACGTCACCAACGACATCTCGGCGCTTGGCGTCATGGGGCCGTCGTCGCGGGCGCTGCTGCAGTCGCTGGGGGCAGACGAGATGAGCAACGACCAGTTCGCGTTCGGAACGGCGCGCCACATCGACCTGGCCGGCATCGAGGTTCTGGCCATGCGTATGACCTATGTGGGCGAACTGGGCTGGGAGTTGTACATCCCCACCGCCCATGCGTTGGCCGTCTACGACGCAATCGTGTCGGCCGGCCGAGACCTCGGCCTGCGCCATTGCGGCTTTCACGCCCTCAACTCGCTGAGGCTCGAGGCCGGCTACCGCCACTGGGGACACGACATCGCAGACGAGGACACCCCGCTGGAAGCCGGCCTGGGATTTGCCGTCGCCTGGGACAAGCCGCTCGACTTCGTCGGCCGAGAAGCGCTGGAGCAGCAGCGCCATGAACTGCGATCCAAGCGCCTCTTGCAGTTCCGCATCGAAGACCCAGGCGTCATGGCCTGTCACGACGAGCCGGTGTTTCGCGATGGCGTGATGGTGGGACGCCTGACCTCGGCCATGTGGAGCTACACGGAAGATCGCTGCCTGGGTATGGGGTATGCGAAC
Above is a genomic segment from Acidimicrobiales bacterium containing:
- a CDS encoding carbohydrate kinase family protein → MNRSRALILGGVSWNTIVHLDQLPQPGDPTVFARSSYEALGGTGAGKALNLARLGWACELWAGLGDDRAAILAVDELRATGGSGVESGEITVRRLSDPGGTEKHLNLMVGGQRTSIYLNASSARLDFDRDELARSVHGADLVVLNILAHCADFIPVISEVADARGNSFETWVDLHVWDGRADHHRPFLAAASSVQLSSDRLARWRDLGRSLVESGKRTVIVTHADAGASAIDSRGVWVDVDAVAATVIDTNGAGDAFFSGFVEAARRGADLDQALQSAAAIAAQAVGSRHLAPDPHPPADPHIRDDGHG
- a CDS encoding dehydrogenase E1 component subunit alpha/beta; this translates as MSGTDIPVRHQSINTAGFSDSELLDLYDELVLPRAIENRMLTLLRQGKQSKWVSGIGQEAVSVGVVHALREDDWVLPMHRNLGVWTTRDVDLDRLLLQLLGKAGGFTNGRDRTFHFGTLDDHIVGMISHLGATMPVADGLALAAQLDGTGQIAVSFAGDGGTSEGDFHEALNLAAVWKLPVVFAIENNGYGLSTPTDQQYACEHLVHRAVGYGMAGELVDGNDVCAVVEATRRAARRARSGEGPTLIEFVTFRMRGHEEASGTGYVPAELFETWSRLDPIDRLHRAIIDRGAADDDQLQQRSKAISAALEPRFDVALAAPEPSSTAERELADVHPPTSTRVEEQTNARIVDMRYLDAITDALDAAMEADPRVLLMGQDIAQYGGAFKATEGLFDRYGADRVRNTPIIESGAIGAGMGLALAGWRPVVEMQFGDFISVGFNQIVNNLATTYYRWGARVPMVIRAPIGGGIGAGPFHSQNIEGWFTHVAGLKVVAPATPADARDLLLAAIADDGPVLFLEHKRLYRSQTGPVDVASTGTDLGRARVARPGQDVTVVTYGGMVGQCLDTADALAAEGVEVEVIDLRSLVPWDQDTVLGSVRRTGRCLVVHEAPTTGGFGGEVAAVVADRAFYDLDAPVRRLGALDTPIPFAKALEQVHSPATRVRQALIELVQA
- a CDS encoding enoyl-CoA hydratase/isomerase family protein; its protein translation is MAEADSSGSISTKQYGDLHVTVGDDFVATAEIRRAPNNFFDIALIDSLSAAFEDLDADVACRAIVLCSEGKHFCAGANFGSDGERRSENSSDGRHLYDEAVRLFSTRTPVVAAVQGAAIGGGLGLALMPDFRVGAPEARFAANFARLGFHHGFGLTVTLPRLVGQQRALEMLYTGRRLKGDEALQIGLLDRLVPLEMVRSAAHELAAEIAGSAPLAVESIRETMRGDLAQAIRSATDREKAEQDRLRGTNDWKEGVAAMADRRAPRFTAS
- a CDS encoding FAD-dependent oxidoreductase gives rise to the protein MAELPERAQVVIVGGGIVGCSVAYHLAKRGITDVVLIEQGTLTSGTTWHAAGLVAQLRSSFNLTRLARYSAELYETLEAETGQATGFRRPGAITVADTEDRWQELLRAKGMAACAGVEVHEMSLDEVSEKVPLADVDELVGALWIPGDGVTSPVDTTMALAKGAKAGGVRMVEGVAVTDVKVVDGRATGVVTERGEVEAETVVLATGMWTRHLAAKIGVNVPLQACEHFYVVTEPLEGVYPGMPTLRDPGGFTYFKEETGKIMAGFFEPRGKVWSLEGVPRDFSFGTLPEDWEHVGPVFERAARRMPVLAECGLQLFFNGPEAFTPDGVYYLGEAPEVDGVFVAAGFNSVGIQSAGGAGWVLADWIADRLPPMDLCSVDIRRAFAFQSDDTYLAERIPESLGLLYAMHWPHRQYESARGIRFSPFHERLDQARAVWGELAGWERPNWFATGDTERVYRYSFGKQNWHELCGEECMAVRTAVGLFDLTSYARWIVEGPDALEVLDTMSANLIDVAIGKAVYTQWCNRRGGIEADLTVTRLGQQRFLVVTAPASATRDMAWLRRACKGRAVAITDVTNDISALGVMGPSSRALLQSLGADEMSNDQFAFGTARHIDLAGIEVLAMRMTYVGELGWELYIPTAHALAVYDAIVSAGRDLGLRHCGFHALNSLRLEAGYRHWGHDIADEDTPLEAGLGFAVAWDKPLDFVGREALEQQRHELRSKRLLQFRIEDPGVMACHDEPVFRDGVMVGRLTSAMWSYTEDRCLGMGYANSPEAIDQGWLDSGTWQIEVAGARVDATPSIRSFYDPRSQRVRM
- a CDS encoding enoyl-CoA hydratase-related protein; the encoded protein is MIDLERQGDVYVLTMTAGENRWNTTFARAIDAALDEIEASSGPAALVTCSADPKFFSNGLDLAWVQDPDAHPEGGDRAVFGVEFMALMGRLITLPVPTVAAVNGHGFGAGFMLALTHDVRLMRSDRGYLCANELAIGLTVPEPEVALFRHKMSASAFNKTVLLAHRWGAAEAVDAGIVEAAVGVDDLLGAAIERAAGLAGLATDRQRYGWQKEVVYGQNSVLNAPHGAAHILKNSREFIGGA
- a CDS encoding alkyl sulfatase dimerization domain-containing protein, whose product is MTTSFDSTAHEAANPKDATSYTRDHNASVAASLAFRSDDHELATRGLIATHPTGVIDGPFGPAWDCGAYDFIRQRPDAPDTVNPSLWRQARLNSEHGLFEVDEGLWQVRGYDLSVISFIAGDTGWLIIDPLTSAETAAAALAMANEHLGPRPVKAIIYTHSHVDHYGGVLGVTTREAVAAGEVEVIAPEGFLHEVVSENLIGGTAMMRRGHYQFGPFLTPGEKGHVDAGLGQAVPKGTIGLIAPTIDISHTGQELVVDGIRIVFQSTPDAEAPAEMNFYFPDHRWLCTAENCTHTMHNLIPFRGAQARNSLAWAKYVQEAIDMWGAEAKLVFASHHWPRWGNDEVVEFLTRQRDMYRWVHDQTMRYAAKGYVANEIAEELEMPDEFMDEGHTRGYYGSLVHNVKAVYQFYLSWYDANPAHLWPHPPVEAGKRYVECMGGAQRVLEMARTYFDQGDYRWVAEMVNHLVFADPDNAEARSLQADTLEQLGYQAESSTWRNAYLTGAMELRQGPPPSRVAHRPHLVQAITLAQLVDTMAIRLQSENVGGVSVAVRVELTDSGESGTILISRRSMHFRPGASEQADATIRTDKLTFAMLGTMAQTFDQAVAAGSVQVDDAEAAAVVFAHLDTNTTGFPIVTP